The genomic region tcaagagcctttTGTTTCAGATCCATGGTTGTAGAGGAAGCCCTGATCCATTGGTCAATCTCACACTCCATCCTACCATCGCTTGTCCGTTTAAGACTCATCTTATTCCAGATGAGAACAAAGGTCTCAGGTTTGGAGATGACTCTGATCCCATCTACATCTTTATTATTTAGATTAACTGAATTCCTTTTCACCCTTGATGCCTTCCTTCCATGGAAACCTCCACAGCCGCCACTTACCAGCTGCTGTTTTATACTCAAGCGTGAACTAACCTGTTGCATCTTTTCCAGATCCAGGCTGGGTCTCCCGGGCTCTCCGCTGTAGCTGTGTCGATACTTCCTGTAAGGTGCTGATTGGTCAAAGTGGGCCAGAATGATGGGCCGTGTGATAGGCGGAACCACCTGAAGTTGAAATCTCATTGGAGGATGCTTGAGGTTACGTGGAGGGCTGGAACTGAAGAGTATGGGGCTGGGAGACGCAGCGAGGCAGGCGCCGGGCTCCACCAGCGGCCTGACTGAGGCAGGAGGTGACCTACAGCCGCAGAGGTCCCGAACTTCCTCATCACTTGAGGCGCTGCTGTGGTGATCGTTGTGGCACGTGGACATCCACTTCCTGCTGTCGCCACAGCTGATTCGCTCCAGTTCTTCCTCTGACGAGTGACGGTCCAGGTTAGAGTCTAAAAGGAGGCGGAGGCGCCGTAACCGGGCAGGAGAGAGGGGGCCCTGGTTATGCTGCTGGCTggtggccaaaggggtcagggcgCAATTTCTCCGTCTCTCTGGAGAGGTTAACGAACAAGAATTATCACAGGAAAAGAACAGGCTGGTGTGTATAAATCGTTAATAAAGATGGCCGAATACCTCTGTCAATCTGAGCCAGCTCCTGGTTCTCACCCTCTGAGTCATCGCTCTCCCCTCCCTCTCCACCCCCATGATAGGAAATCTGGAATGAGGATTCAGCCCGTTATGAAGCGTTGGATGTTCTAAGTTTGAATCAGTGAAGAATGAGAGATGAGTAAAACCAAAGACACAGAAAGGAACTGATTCCAGAATGCAGGAGAATGCTGGACACAACGGATTCTGTCAAACAACGCAAACCCAATCCTTTCTGCGATGATTCCCAGTGTGCTGCACCCATATAACAGTATGCTAGCTAATCGTTAGCCTGGTcctggcttcacttcctgttcggCTGCTCTACAGAACCGATGATTCGTGCACGGACCGAGGGCAGTTCGCTGGGCGGATCAGAAACCAAACAGTAAGAACGGGACGCTCATCTTTATTTCAACATAACCAGTATTTCTAAGATGTTTTGGGAAGTCAAGAGTAACAGAGGTTAAAAAGTCTAAACTTACCCAGTCTGAGCTTTTGTATTTATCTTACTACGAACATGAATCCAGAGCATAAACAGTAAAACTCTAAAAACTCATCTGTAACTCTTTTCTCTCGGCTTCttgtaaaaacacaaaaaatctGAAGCGATCCGTAACGGGCTCCAAACACAGCAGAAAGCTGACCCTATCCCATAAACACACAAAGAACACCAAGTTAGCCGAGCCGTGCTGTTGTCTAACAGCAGACTTTGTTCCCACGACCTCAAGCAGCCCGTCTCTCTAAAAATCAGTCCCTCCTTCACAACAACACAGAAATCCTGTAGTCTGCGACGCTGAGAGTTAAGTAATGCGCCTCACACTCAGTAATTACCACTCGGAGGCTGCACTGAGCAGCTGccatctgtgcatgtgtgtgtgtacagtctgcagcacacacacacttttctgtgAAGCTCTTCAAAAAGTGTGAAAAGGGGGAACGGGAGCCGAGACTTCAAATCCCAGCAAACGAAGAGCGGCGTTCGGATCGTATCAGGAACTTCCACCGTTCGTTTCACAGCCTGCTGCATCACATCGCTGCACCTTCCTGCTTTCACGTCTCAAATCAAAAAGCTGCTCTTCATCACAGCCAACTCCACCAAGACTAATCCTCTGGAAGATTACAAGAAAAGACGGCTTACTGTTCGGTTGGTGAGTCAAATCAGAAGAAAGAGACAAAAAAGGGTCATCTGTGAagataaaacacagaaaagagcAGGATCCTAGAGTGGGACCATGTGACCATGATCACACAGATGTCATCGGTTTTGCATGAAGTGATTTGTTTAACACACGTGCTTTCACCCGTTGGAACTCGTGTGCCGAGTGTCGACAAGTCTCAAACTAATCTGCAGCAGAATAAATCCTTTCACTTTATTGTCCTTTTCTTCATATATAAGAAAACCAACTTTTATTCAAATGTTCAATTTGGACTTTTTAGAAAcctgaaaataaacaaaaatatttttatgcttcATATTAAACTACAACTATCAGCGATGTTGACGCATAAAGCAAATGTTTAAAAAGTGAACAAACTTTCATTAGATTCCAGACCACAATATTTATTAATATACGTAAATTATAGGGATGTgactcttagagcaactcacgatttgattcgattctgattcttggggtgccgattcgattcagaatcgattcttgattctcaatttaaattgattcacaatcagtattaacaaagagtgtcagctccaggatgaactactgtgttgtacacgttagttaaagctatgggacgtttttatttgactttaaactggtcatgctccaaaaaatgcagatttacaaggtaaactaaagcgattctaaaactgtaaacagaaacaatcttttgaccaaaaggcaacatttatttttgctcaccttgtaaaatataacaaatctgtagttacctaacagtagcttagaaagtaatacggtcaaatacttttcaagtatgtgtagaaacaagttacatgagtaatcctgagtactcatttatcaacttagaaaataaatatgagaatgtcTCAAATTTCTGGGTATGGCAAAAATGACATTCAagcgccctcttatcagcagattcaaacataaatcatctcaatttatgggaccacaaaagtaaacggagtactgactctcaattcaattcgattcaattaaagtttatttatatagcgccaaatcacgacaagagtcgtctcaaggcacttcacataataaacattccaattctccaaaacaaagatcaaaaaagtgcatctcaaacctataacgcgccaaatatttgagttcttggaatcgattcagaacctttgtgaatcgattctgaatctttataaataagaatcccgattcagacttgaattgatttttttcagcacctctaataaATAAAGCttatggcttgactgtttgatgcATCCGTCTTATTTAAGATAGTTACAGGTTCATTATTTTCTTATATTAGTAAAAATAACCAATAATAGTTGGCTCTGAAAGGTATCAGAGATATGTAGAAAGGACTTGTTTAGGGTTTTATGCAGCTGCGCACGATGTGAGGCGTTTCTTTTAGATGGACGAGCCCAGAGCTGGAGTCCAAAGTTAAACAGGAGCTACTGCTTGATCTCGAGCTGAGCAACACTCTTGATCGCTGTAGGAAAATGATGCTGAGGATCACTGAACAGGAAATGTATTCTGGCAAGCGGCTAGTTCCAAGACTTCAGCTATCAACCACGCCGAGTTATTGTTGGCTGGAATCCACAAAACGGCTAAAACTTGTTTTAACCAACTGCAGGAAGCTAACAATGAGCTGGCGCTTGTCGTTTACAACCTGACAGTTTTTAACACATGTTCATCAGACTTGATATTGTCCACATGCTGTCACCACATGATGCTACATTTTGCAGCTTCCTTGTCTGAAATCTTCTCCACAGAGTGATCACTGTCTGCCTGACAAGAAGTTAAGCTGACAGTAATGATTTGGCATTTCCTTCGCCCCGGGAATCGCCTCGGAGGCTGTTGCTCATGGATCACAGAACGTGTGTAGCAGTCGTCTCAGCAACAACGCGTTTCAGACTCTAAATGGATCCAGCTCACAAGCAGCATGTTAACACGGATTAAAACAACGTTTCTGTCCTTTACAGATCGCTGTGCTGTCTCACACTGTGCACGACAAAGACACAACGCTAAATTAAGGCataagaacaacatgaaaaagaaAAGTTGTTCTGAGACTTTGAGTCTCAGTCGCAGTGTCTGACGATGTTTTTGTGTCAACGAAAACAAGAAAGCTTGGTTTTTGTTCGTCAATAACCCACATCAGATACGGTTTCTGCTCTGGCACAGATTGTTTTTA from Nothobranchius furzeri strain GRZ-AD chromosome 18, NfurGRZ-RIMD1, whole genome shotgun sequence harbors:
- the si:dkey-16j16.4 gene encoding uncharacterized protein si:dkey-16j16.4; the encoded protein is MLKTLTKKLRRHSLNEIHPFQLKISYHGGGEGGESDDSEGENQELAQIDRERRRNCALTPLATSQQHNQGPLSPARLRRLRLLLDSNLDRHSSEEELERISCGDSRKWMSTCHNDHHSSASSDEEVRDLCGCRSPPASVRPLVEPGACLAASPSPILFSSSPPRNLKHPPMRFQLQVVPPITRPIILAHFDQSAPYRKYRHSYSGEPGRPSLDLEKMQQKMLLKKNGGGKTRTMKIRNLTSSRPTPRYMHDPSSFAFRSLSTAPPCSPLAASEDPPCS